From Hydractinia symbiolongicarpus strain clone_291-10 chromosome 11, HSymV2.1, whole genome shotgun sequence, the proteins below share one genomic window:
- the LOC130613559 gene encoding uncharacterized protein LOC130613559, with protein sequence MQDIFPVYNPNYNLRNNREFTGRNAKSVYYGAETLSFIGYNIWQQIPVFSRSYLTNRFQRVGIDGYFSLWKEIISCVPQGSILGPLLFNININDLMFILNDRADVKICNYADDNTLYTYGKQFEEIKLCLESAFSTVSTWFFNNGLQLNSEKQHVLPLCKKANAKINALKRISPYMSNYKRNVIANSFIYSIFNYWLLIWGFSTFRNFKQKVKVRSRTKNLTCDIIAVHHKNHAVFIDAY encoded by the exons atgcaagatatttttcctgtttaCAATCCAAATTACAATCTAAGAAATAATCGAGAATTTACTGGCCGTAATGCTAAATCAGTTTACTATGGTGCAGAAACTTTATCCTTCATCGGTTACAACATCTGGCAACAAATTCCG GTTTTTTCAAGGAGTTATCTCACCAATCGGTTTCAAAGAGTCGGAATTGATGGCTATTTCAGCTTGTGGAAAGAGATTATTAGTTGCGTTCCCCAAGGTTCGATTCTGGGTCCACTTTTATTCAATATTAATATAAatgatttaatgtttattttaaatgatagaGCTGATGTGAAAATTTGTAATTACGCAGATGATAATACACTTTATAcatatggaaaacaatttgaggaGATAAAGTTATGTTTAGAAAGTGCTTTTTCAACTGTTAGCACATGGTTTTTCAATAACGGGCTTCAGTTAAATTCTGAGAA GCAACATGTTCTTCCATTATGTAAGAAGGCTAATGCCAAGATCAATGCCCTAAAACGTATATCACCATATATGTCTAATTATAAGCGAAATGTTATAgctaattcatttatttatagcaTATTTAATTACTGGCTTCTTATATGGGGATTTTCAA ctttcagaaacttcaaacagaaggTAAAagttcgctctagaacaaaa AATTTGACTTGTGACATCATAGCTGTTCATCACAAAAATCATGCTGTGTTTATCGATGCATATTAA